The following are encoded in a window of Halosolutus halophilus genomic DNA:
- the phoU gene encoding phosphate signaling complex protein PhoU: MARKSYQEKLAELREDTLYMSEVVMERLRMGLDALEQKDEELAREVIAGDDEINQMYLDLEQECIDLLALQQPVASDLRFIAASFKIITDLERIGDLATNLGEYTLDSQRNLFPDVDVQEMGDLTLEMIEDAMDAYDTEDTEACREIAERDDALDQFAERASGIVVRDLIERELESPDEVERLLQDVSRLLLTIRDLERVGDHSVNIAARTLYMVENDDELIY; the protein is encoded by the coding sequence ATGGCCAGAAAATCCTACCAGGAGAAACTCGCGGAACTCCGTGAGGACACCCTCTACATGAGCGAGGTCGTGATGGAACGACTTCGGATGGGTCTCGACGCGCTGGAGCAGAAAGACGAAGAACTCGCACGCGAGGTGATCGCGGGTGACGACGAAATCAATCAGATGTACCTCGACCTCGAACAGGAGTGTATCGACCTGCTGGCGCTTCAACAGCCCGTCGCGAGCGACCTCCGGTTCATCGCCGCCTCGTTCAAGATCATCACCGACCTGGAGCGGATCGGCGACCTCGCCACCAATCTCGGCGAGTACACGCTCGACTCCCAGCGTAACCTCTTCCCCGACGTCGACGTCCAGGAGATGGGGGACCTGACCCTCGAGATGATCGAGGACGCGATGGACGCGTACGATACCGAGGACACCGAGGCCTGTCGCGAAATCGCCGAGCGCGACGACGCCCTCGATCAGTTCGCCGAGCGCGCGAGCGGAATCGTCGTCCGGGACCTCATCGAGCGTGAACTCGAATCACCGGACGAGGTCGAACGACTCCTGCAGGACGTCTCGCGGCTCCTGTTGACGATCCGTGACCTGGAACGCGTGGGCGATCACTCCGTCAACATCGCCGCACGGACGCTCTACATGGTCGAGAACGACGACGAACTCATCTACTGA
- a CDS encoding cupredoxin domain-containing protein, whose amino-acid sequence MERDDQFSRRRLLQFTGTAAVTTLVAGCADGGGGGPGEGENGGDGNGTGNETGDGNETEDGAAGGEAISPDDEIELGAEVQAWQGQAPDQIADQENPTLVLQEGEAYSFTWENLDGQTHNLEIVDENDEVVDDYSTDTMGEQGETQTLEVDEITSEMAEYVCRPHESTMRGTIEVESGGGMGGDGNETGNETGNETGNETMDDNESEDDNESE is encoded by the coding sequence ATGGAACGTGACGACCAGTTTTCCCGACGACGGCTGCTCCAGTTCACAGGTACCGCGGCAGTAACGACGCTCGTCGCAGGGTGTGCAGACGGCGGTGGCGGTGGCCCCGGCGAAGGTGAAAACGGAGGGGACGGTAACGGCACCGGCAACGAGACCGGAGACGGGAACGAAACCGAAGACGGTGCAGCTGGCGGCGAGGCGATCAGCCCGGACGACGAGATCGAACTCGGCGCCGAGGTCCAGGCCTGGCAGGGCCAGGCACCCGACCAGATCGCCGACCAGGAGAACCCGACGCTCGTCCTCCAGGAGGGCGAAGCCTACAGCTTCACGTGGGAGAACCTCGACGGCCAGACGCACAACCTCGAAATCGTCGACGAGAACGACGAGGTCGTCGACGACTACTCGACCGACACGATGGGCGAGCAAGGCGAGACCCAGACCCTCGAGGTCGACGAGATCACCAGCGAGATGGCCGAGTACGTCTGTCGACCACACGAAAGCACGATGCGCGGCACGATCGAAGTCGAAAGCGGCGGCGGCATGGGCGGAGACGGTAACGAAACCGGCAACGAGACCGGAAACGAGACCGGAAACGAAACCATGGACGACAACGAGTCCGAAGACGACAACGAATCCGAATAA
- a CDS encoding FAD-dependent monooxygenase yields MTEHEHYEAIVVGCGPGGAAAAARLADHGVETLVLERGTEAGSKNVSGGLIYAEESAAYTIDDLFDGFREAASERPVTDYRIHNIAGNEVSTFDLTDLHEHDTDWCDAVLRRKMDSWLEQRVHEKTSETGGGVLTNVRVNGLLREDDEIVGVTCDELDPIEADLIVAADGVNSELARDAGLMDWEEPEEWFQGVKAVVDVEPDVIDDRFSIGPDEGVAHLFSGDLFEDVRGGGFLYTNEDSLSIGTVFHLDSLVEQRAEPHQLLDALLTHPLLAQWLGDEYHEREYAAKLVPDSKKVAHPEPYQDRLVLVGDAAGQMQAQGPIIKGMNHAVTAGALAADAFATTRGNADPAAAGRRYAQMLEDSGTMDKLRPRRYDLARTVGERDAVTSVVETVLKSPIGSVAIGNPIAKRVLERAYNSPFMVSMLPDTRTGYVTLPAIIGEQHGKTVYWDNEIEPPSLEERIGDLTYDTDVGNPHIELADESFEASGAAVYACPVSAEDYGGGCYRSEEVKRNGTEETVVSLDTQPCVECGTCAIVADTEWEHPRGGKGVEYREG; encoded by the coding sequence ATGACCGAGCACGAACACTACGAAGCGATCGTCGTCGGCTGTGGTCCCGGCGGGGCCGCGGCCGCAGCACGACTGGCCGACCACGGGGTCGAGACGCTCGTCCTCGAACGTGGAACCGAAGCGGGATCGAAGAACGTCTCGGGCGGATTGATTTACGCCGAGGAGTCGGCCGCCTACACGATCGACGACCTCTTCGACGGGTTCCGCGAGGCCGCTTCCGAGCGGCCCGTCACGGACTACCGGATCCACAACATCGCGGGCAACGAGGTCTCGACGTTCGACCTGACCGATCTCCACGAGCACGACACCGACTGGTGTGACGCGGTTCTCCGACGGAAGATGGACTCGTGGCTCGAGCAGCGGGTCCACGAGAAAACGAGCGAGACCGGCGGTGGCGTCCTGACGAACGTTCGCGTGAACGGACTCCTTCGCGAGGACGACGAGATCGTCGGCGTCACCTGCGACGAACTCGATCCCATCGAAGCCGACCTGATCGTCGCCGCCGACGGGGTCAACTCCGAACTCGCCCGCGACGCCGGCCTGATGGACTGGGAGGAACCCGAGGAGTGGTTCCAGGGCGTCAAGGCCGTCGTCGACGTGGAACCGGACGTGATCGACGATCGGTTCTCGATCGGCCCGGACGAGGGCGTCGCCCACCTGTTCTCGGGTGACCTCTTCGAGGACGTCCGCGGCGGCGGCTTCCTCTACACCAACGAGGACTCGCTGTCGATCGGGACCGTCTTCCACCTCGACAGTCTCGTCGAACAGCGGGCCGAACCCCACCAGTTGCTGGACGCCCTGCTGACCCATCCGTTGCTCGCCCAGTGGCTCGGCGACGAGTACCACGAACGGGAGTACGCCGCCAAACTCGTGCCGGACTCGAAGAAGGTCGCCCACCCCGAACCGTACCAGGATCGGCTCGTGCTCGTGGGCGACGCCGCCGGCCAGATGCAGGCGCAGGGACCGATCATCAAGGGGATGAACCACGCCGTCACCGCGGGCGCGCTCGCGGCCGACGCCTTCGCGACGACGCGGGGCAACGCCGATCCGGCCGCTGCCGGTCGGCGCTACGCCCAGATGCTCGAGGACTCGGGGACGATGGACAAACTCCGACCCCGACGGTACGACCTCGCCCGGACCGTCGGCGAGCGCGACGCCGTCACCAGCGTCGTCGAGACGGTGCTGAAGTCGCCGATCGGTTCCGTCGCGATCGGCAACCCGATCGCGAAACGGGTCCTCGAGCGAGCCTACAACTCGCCGTTCATGGTGTCGATGTTGCCGGACACGCGAACCGGCTACGTTACGCTGCCGGCGATCATCGGCGAGCAACACGGCAAGACGGTGTACTGGGACAACGAGATCGAACCGCCGTCGCTCGAGGAACGCATCGGCGACCTCACCTACGACACGGACGTCGGCAACCCACACATCGAACTCGCCGACGAGTCGTTCGAGGCCAGCGGGGCTGCCGTCTATGCCTGTCCGGTCAGCGCCGAAGACTACGGCGGCGGCTGTTACCGATCGGAGGAGGTGAAACGAAACGGGACCGAAGAGACCGTCGTCAGCCTCGACACTCAGCCTTGCGTCGAGTGTGGCACGTGCGCGATCGTCGCCGACACCGAGTGGGAACATCCCCGCGGCGGAAAAGGCGTCGAGTATCGCGAGGGCTAA